From the Rhinolophus sinicus isolate RSC01 linkage group LG02, ASM3656204v1, whole genome shotgun sequence genome, one window contains:
- the B4GALNT1 gene encoding beta-1,4 N-acetylgalactosaminyltransferase 1 isoform X1, whose protein sequence is MTGKVWSLPLQPTRGQMTLWTEGMRLGRRALCVLVLLLVCASLGLLYVRTRDAPGLPAPLALWAPLQGPPRPELPDLVPEPRYAHIPVRIKEQVVELLSGNNCSCESSVGSLHLPFQRQVQAIDFTKAFDPKELKAASASREQEFQAFLSRSQSAADQLLVAPANSPLQYPLQGVEVQPLRSILVPGLSLQAASGQEVYQVNLTASLGTWDVAGEVTGVTLTGEGQPDLTLASPGLDLLNRQLQLVTYSSTSYQANTADTVRFSTEGHEAAFTIRIRHPPNPRLYPPGSLPQGAQYNISALVTIATKTFLRYNRLRALIASIRRFYPTVTVVIADDSDKPEIISGPHIEHYLMPFGKGWFAGRNLAVSQVTTKYVLWVDDDFIFTARTRLERLVDVLERTPLDLVGGAVREISGFATTYRQMLSVEPGAPGRGNCLRQRRGFHHKLVGFPGCVVTDGVVNFFLARTDKVREVGFDPRLSRVAHLEFFLDGLGSLRVGSCSDVVVDHASKLKLPWTSRDAGTETYARYRYPGSLDESQVAKHRLLFFKHRLQCMTSE, encoded by the exons ATGACAGGCAAGGTGTGGAGCCTCCCTCTGCAACCCACCCGGGGCCAGATGACGCTCTGGACCGAGGG GATGCGGCTGGGCCGCCGGGCCCTCTGTGTGCTGGTCCTGCTGCTCGTCTGCGCCTCGCTGGGGCTTCTGTACGTGAGGACCCGGGACGCGCCGGGCCTTCCCGCACCTCTTGCGTTGTGGGCGCCCCTACAGGGACCCCCCAGGCCAGAGCTACCAGACCTCGTCCCCGAGCCCCGCTACGCCCACATCCCGGTCAGGATCAAGGAGCAAGTGGTGGA GCTGCTGTCTGGGAACAACTGCAGTTGTGAGTCTAGTGTAGGGAGCCTTCACCTTCCGTTCCAGAGGCAGGTCCAAGCCATTGACTTCACCAAGGCCTTTGACCCAAAGGAACTGAAGGCTGCCTCTGCCTCAAGGGAGCAGGAGTTCCAGGCCTTCCTTTCAAG GAGCCAATCTGCTGCTGACCAGCTGCTTGTAGCCCCTGCCAACTCCCCACTACAATACCCCCTGCAGGGTGTGGAGGTACAACCCCTCAGGAGCATCTTGGTGCCAG ggCTGAGCCTGCAGGCTGCTTCTGGTCAGGAGGTATACCAG GTGAACCTGACTGCCTCCTTGGGCACCTGGGATGTGGCAGGGGAAGTGACTGGAGTGACTCTCACAGGAGAGGGGCAGCCAGATCTCACCCTCGCCAGCCCAGGGCTGGACCTACTCAATCGGCAGCTGCAGCTGGTCACTTATAGCAGCACAAGCTACCAGGCAAACACAGCAGACACAG TCCGGTTTTCCACCGAGGGACATGAAGCCGCCTTCACCATTCGTATAAGACACCCCCCCAACCCTCGACTGTACCCACCTGGGTCTCTCCCCCAGGGAG CCCAGTACAACATCAGCGCTCTGGTCACCATTGCCACTAAGACGTTCCTTCGTTACAATCGGCTGCGGGCACTCATCGCCAGCATCCGCCGCTTCTATCCGACCGTCACTGTGGTCATCGCCGACGACAGCGACAAGCCAGAAATCATTAGCGGTCCCCACATCGAGCACTATCTCATGCCATTTGGCAAG GGTTGGTTCGCAGGCCGGAACCTGGCAGTGTCCCAAGTAACCACCAAGTATGTGCTGTGGGTGGACGATGACTTCATCTTCACTGCGCGGACGCGGTTGGAGAGGCTTGTGGACGTACTGGAGCGGACGCCACTGGACCTG GTGGGGGGCGCGGTGCGAGAAATCTCGGGCTTCGCCACCACCTACCGGCAGATGCTGAGTGTGGAGCCGGGTGCACCAGGCCGCGGGAACTGCCTCCGGCAAAGGCGCGGCTTCCACCACAAGCTCGTGGGTTTCCCAGGCTGCGTGGTCACAGACGGCGTGGTCAACTTCTTCCTGGCGCGCACCGACAAGGTGCGCGAGGTCGGCTTCGACCCCCGCCTCAGCCGCGTGGCGCATCTGG aatTCTTCCTGGATGGACTTGGTTCCCTTCGGGTTGGCTCCTGCTCAGATGTCGTTGTAGATCATGCATCCAAGTTGAAGCTGCCTTGGACATCAAGAGATGCTGGGACCGAGACTTATGCCCGGTACCGTTACCCGGGGTCACTGGACGAGAGTCAGGTGGCCAAACACCGCCTGCTCTTCTTCAAACACCGGCTGCAGTGCATGACCTCAGAGTGA
- the B4GALNT1 gene encoding beta-1,4 N-acetylgalactosaminyltransferase 1 isoform X3, translating to MTGKVWSLPLQPTRGQMTLWTEGMRLGRRALCVLVLLLVCASLGLLYVRTRDAPGLPAPLALWAPLQGPPRPELPDLVPEPRYAHIPVRIKEQVVELLSGNNCSCESSVGSLHLPFQRQVQAIDFTKAFDPKELKAASASREQEFQAFLSRSQSAADQLLVAPANSPLQYPLQGVEVQPLRSILVPGLSLQAASGQEVYQVNLTASLGTWDVAGEVTGVTLTGEGQPDLTLASPGLDLLNRQLQLVTYSSTSYQANTADTAQYNISALVTIATKTFLRYNRLRALIASIRRFYPTVTVVIADDSDKPEIISGPHIEHYLMPFGKGWFAGRNLAVSQVTTKYVLWVDDDFIFTARTRLERLVDVLERTPLDLVGGAVREISGFATTYRQMLSVEPGAPGRGNCLRQRRGFHHKLVGFPGCVVTDGVVNFFLARTDKVREVGFDPRLSRVAHLEFFLDGLGSLRVGSCSDVVVDHASKLKLPWTSRDAGTETYARYRYPGSLDESQVAKHRLLFFKHRLQCMTSE from the exons ATGACAGGCAAGGTGTGGAGCCTCCCTCTGCAACCCACCCGGGGCCAGATGACGCTCTGGACCGAGGG GATGCGGCTGGGCCGCCGGGCCCTCTGTGTGCTGGTCCTGCTGCTCGTCTGCGCCTCGCTGGGGCTTCTGTACGTGAGGACCCGGGACGCGCCGGGCCTTCCCGCACCTCTTGCGTTGTGGGCGCCCCTACAGGGACCCCCCAGGCCAGAGCTACCAGACCTCGTCCCCGAGCCCCGCTACGCCCACATCCCGGTCAGGATCAAGGAGCAAGTGGTGGA GCTGCTGTCTGGGAACAACTGCAGTTGTGAGTCTAGTGTAGGGAGCCTTCACCTTCCGTTCCAGAGGCAGGTCCAAGCCATTGACTTCACCAAGGCCTTTGACCCAAAGGAACTGAAGGCTGCCTCTGCCTCAAGGGAGCAGGAGTTCCAGGCCTTCCTTTCAAG GAGCCAATCTGCTGCTGACCAGCTGCTTGTAGCCCCTGCCAACTCCCCACTACAATACCCCCTGCAGGGTGTGGAGGTACAACCCCTCAGGAGCATCTTGGTGCCAG ggCTGAGCCTGCAGGCTGCTTCTGGTCAGGAGGTATACCAG GTGAACCTGACTGCCTCCTTGGGCACCTGGGATGTGGCAGGGGAAGTGACTGGAGTGACTCTCACAGGAGAGGGGCAGCCAGATCTCACCCTCGCCAGCCCAGGGCTGGACCTACTCAATCGGCAGCTGCAGCTGGTCACTTATAGCAGCACAAGCTACCAGGCAAACACAGCAGACACAG CCCAGTACAACATCAGCGCTCTGGTCACCATTGCCACTAAGACGTTCCTTCGTTACAATCGGCTGCGGGCACTCATCGCCAGCATCCGCCGCTTCTATCCGACCGTCACTGTGGTCATCGCCGACGACAGCGACAAGCCAGAAATCATTAGCGGTCCCCACATCGAGCACTATCTCATGCCATTTGGCAAG GGTTGGTTCGCAGGCCGGAACCTGGCAGTGTCCCAAGTAACCACCAAGTATGTGCTGTGGGTGGACGATGACTTCATCTTCACTGCGCGGACGCGGTTGGAGAGGCTTGTGGACGTACTGGAGCGGACGCCACTGGACCTG GTGGGGGGCGCGGTGCGAGAAATCTCGGGCTTCGCCACCACCTACCGGCAGATGCTGAGTGTGGAGCCGGGTGCACCAGGCCGCGGGAACTGCCTCCGGCAAAGGCGCGGCTTCCACCACAAGCTCGTGGGTTTCCCAGGCTGCGTGGTCACAGACGGCGTGGTCAACTTCTTCCTGGCGCGCACCGACAAGGTGCGCGAGGTCGGCTTCGACCCCCGCCTCAGCCGCGTGGCGCATCTGG aatTCTTCCTGGATGGACTTGGTTCCCTTCGGGTTGGCTCCTGCTCAGATGTCGTTGTAGATCATGCATCCAAGTTGAAGCTGCCTTGGACATCAAGAGATGCTGGGACCGAGACTTATGCCCGGTACCGTTACCCGGGGTCACTGGACGAGAGTCAGGTGGCCAAACACCGCCTGCTCTTCTTCAAACACCGGCTGCAGTGCATGACCTCAGAGTGA
- the B4GALNT1 gene encoding beta-1,4 N-acetylgalactosaminyltransferase 1 isoform X2 yields MRLGRRALCVLVLLLVCASLGLLYVRTRDAPGLPAPLALWAPLQGPPRPELPDLVPEPRYAHIPVRIKEQVVELLSGNNCSCESSVGSLHLPFQRQVQAIDFTKAFDPKELKAASASREQEFQAFLSRSQSAADQLLVAPANSPLQYPLQGVEVQPLRSILVPGLSLQAASGQEVYQVNLTASLGTWDVAGEVTGVTLTGEGQPDLTLASPGLDLLNRQLQLVTYSSTSYQANTADTVRFSTEGHEAAFTIRIRHPPNPRLYPPGSLPQGAQYNISALVTIATKTFLRYNRLRALIASIRRFYPTVTVVIADDSDKPEIISGPHIEHYLMPFGKGWFAGRNLAVSQVTTKYVLWVDDDFIFTARTRLERLVDVLERTPLDLVGGAVREISGFATTYRQMLSVEPGAPGRGNCLRQRRGFHHKLVGFPGCVVTDGVVNFFLARTDKVREVGFDPRLSRVAHLEFFLDGLGSLRVGSCSDVVVDHASKLKLPWTSRDAGTETYARYRYPGSLDESQVAKHRLLFFKHRLQCMTSE; encoded by the exons ATGCGGCTGGGCCGCCGGGCCCTCTGTGTGCTGGTCCTGCTGCTCGTCTGCGCCTCGCTGGGGCTTCTGTACGTGAGGACCCGGGACGCGCCGGGCCTTCCCGCACCTCTTGCGTTGTGGGCGCCCCTACAGGGACCCCCCAGGCCAGAGCTACCAGACCTCGTCCCCGAGCCCCGCTACGCCCACATCCCGGTCAGGATCAAGGAGCAAGTGGTGGA GCTGCTGTCTGGGAACAACTGCAGTTGTGAGTCTAGTGTAGGGAGCCTTCACCTTCCGTTCCAGAGGCAGGTCCAAGCCATTGACTTCACCAAGGCCTTTGACCCAAAGGAACTGAAGGCTGCCTCTGCCTCAAGGGAGCAGGAGTTCCAGGCCTTCCTTTCAAG GAGCCAATCTGCTGCTGACCAGCTGCTTGTAGCCCCTGCCAACTCCCCACTACAATACCCCCTGCAGGGTGTGGAGGTACAACCCCTCAGGAGCATCTTGGTGCCAG ggCTGAGCCTGCAGGCTGCTTCTGGTCAGGAGGTATACCAG GTGAACCTGACTGCCTCCTTGGGCACCTGGGATGTGGCAGGGGAAGTGACTGGAGTGACTCTCACAGGAGAGGGGCAGCCAGATCTCACCCTCGCCAGCCCAGGGCTGGACCTACTCAATCGGCAGCTGCAGCTGGTCACTTATAGCAGCACAAGCTACCAGGCAAACACAGCAGACACAG TCCGGTTTTCCACCGAGGGACATGAAGCCGCCTTCACCATTCGTATAAGACACCCCCCCAACCCTCGACTGTACCCACCTGGGTCTCTCCCCCAGGGAG CCCAGTACAACATCAGCGCTCTGGTCACCATTGCCACTAAGACGTTCCTTCGTTACAATCGGCTGCGGGCACTCATCGCCAGCATCCGCCGCTTCTATCCGACCGTCACTGTGGTCATCGCCGACGACAGCGACAAGCCAGAAATCATTAGCGGTCCCCACATCGAGCACTATCTCATGCCATTTGGCAAG GGTTGGTTCGCAGGCCGGAACCTGGCAGTGTCCCAAGTAACCACCAAGTATGTGCTGTGGGTGGACGATGACTTCATCTTCACTGCGCGGACGCGGTTGGAGAGGCTTGTGGACGTACTGGAGCGGACGCCACTGGACCTG GTGGGGGGCGCGGTGCGAGAAATCTCGGGCTTCGCCACCACCTACCGGCAGATGCTGAGTGTGGAGCCGGGTGCACCAGGCCGCGGGAACTGCCTCCGGCAAAGGCGCGGCTTCCACCACAAGCTCGTGGGTTTCCCAGGCTGCGTGGTCACAGACGGCGTGGTCAACTTCTTCCTGGCGCGCACCGACAAGGTGCGCGAGGTCGGCTTCGACCCCCGCCTCAGCCGCGTGGCGCATCTGG aatTCTTCCTGGATGGACTTGGTTCCCTTCGGGTTGGCTCCTGCTCAGATGTCGTTGTAGATCATGCATCCAAGTTGAAGCTGCCTTGGACATCAAGAGATGCTGGGACCGAGACTTATGCCCGGTACCGTTACCCGGGGTCACTGGACGAGAGTCAGGTGGCCAAACACCGCCTGCTCTTCTTCAAACACCGGCTGCAGTGCATGACCTCAGAGTGA
- the LOC109452927 gene encoding solute carrier family 26 member 10 isoform X2: MSGLLGARTCSSAGEVSDLKCPLGAKLREPLTEARFQQIFGGAEQEPDLLAEPRWSRRCSLWRRRARACSAPGAWRLLLARLPPLRWLPHYRWRAWLLGDAVAGVTVGIVHVPQGMAFALLTSVPPVFGLYTSFFPVLLYTLLGTGRHLSTGTFAVLSLMTGSAVERLVPEPLGGNLSGIEMEQLDAQRVGAAAAVAFGSGALMLGMFALQLGVLSTFLSEPVVKALTSGAALHVLVSQLPSLLGLPLPRQIGCFALFKTLAAVLTALPRSSPAELTISVLSLALLVPVKELNVRFRDKLPTPIPGEIVMVLLASVLCFTSSLDTRYNVQIVGLLPGGFPQPLLPNLAELPRILADSLPIALVTFAVSVSLASIYADKYNYTVDSNQELLAHGVSNLISSLFSCFPNSATLATTSLLVDAGGNTQLAGLFSCIVVLSVLLWLGPFFYYLPKAVLACINISSMRQMFFQMQELPQLWRISRVDFAVWMVTWMAVVTLSVDLGLAIGVVFSMMTVVCRTQRVQCLALGLAEGTELYRPLRESHKLLQVPGLCILSYPTPLYFGTRGQFRRILEWHLGLGGGKETPKTDGPPNAVAEPVRVVVLDCSGVTFADAAGAREVVQLASRCRDAGIHLLLAQCNGAHWPKDLHSVGVTWSLGVRRAPTICV, translated from the exons ATGAGTGGGCTTTTGGGCGCCCGGACCTGCTCAAGCGCGGGAGAGGTCTCGGACCTGAAGTGTCCTCTGGGCGCCAAGCTCAGGGAACCTCTCACCGAGGCGCGGTTCCAGCAAATCTTCGGGGGTGCAGAGCAGGAGCCGGATCTACTCGCGGAGCCCCGCTGGTCCCGCCGGTGCAGCCTGTGGAGGCGGCGGGCCCGCGCCTGTTCCGCACCGGGGGCGTGGCGCCTGCTGCTGGCGCGGCTGCCCCCGCTACGCTGGCTGCCCCACTACCGCTGGCGGGCCTGGCTGCTTGGGGATGCGGTGGCGGGAGTGACCGTGGGCATCGTGCACGTGCCCCAGG GCATGGCTTTTGCCCTCCTGACCTCAGTGCCCCCAGTATTCGGACTCtacacttctttctttcctgtcctcCTCTACACCTTGTTGGGTACTGGGAGACATTTGTCCACAG GAACGTTTGCGGTACTCAGTCTCATGACTGGCTCCGCGGTGGAGCGGCTGGTGCCCGAACCCCTCGGGGGGAACCTGAGCGGAATCGAGATGGAACAGTTGGATGCTCAGCGGGTTGGGGCGGCTGCAGCCGTGGCCTTCGGAAGCGGGGCGCTGATG CTGGGGATGTTCGCTCTGCAGCTCGGCGTCCTGTCCACCTTTTTGTCCGAGCCGGTGGTTAAAGCGCTGACCAGCGGGGCCGCGCTACACGTGCTCGTGTCCCAACTGCCGAGCCTTTTGGGATTGCCCCTCCCGCGCCAGATCGGCTGCTTCGCTCTCttcaag ACGCTGGCCGCTGTGCTGACCGCACTGCCCCGGAGCAGTCCGGCCGAACTGACCATCTCAGTACTCAGTCTGGCGCTGCTTGTGCCGGTCAAGGAATTGAACGTGAGATTCCGAGACAAGCTACCCACCCCGATCCCAGGGGAAATCGTCATG GTGCTTCtggcctctgtgctctgcttcACCTCTTCCCTGGACACAAGATATAACGTGCAGATAGTAGGGCTGCTGCCCGGAGG ATTTCCCCAACCTCTCCTCCCCAACTTGGCTGAGCTGCCCAGGATTCTGGCTGATTCACTGCCCATCGCACTGGTTACTTTTGCTGTGTCTGTTTCCCTGGCATCCATCTATGCAGACAAATATAACTACACTGTTGACTCCAATCAG GAGCTCTTGGCACATGGTGTCTCCAACctcatctcctccctcttctcttgcTTTCCCAACTCGGCCACATTGGCCACCACCAGCCTACTAGTGGATGCTGGTGGAAACACACAG CTGGCAGGCCTCTTCTCCTGCATAGTTGTCCTGTCAGTGCTGCTGTGGCTGGGGCCCTTCTTCTACTATCTGCCCAAG GCTGTCCTGGCCTGCATCAACATTTCCAGCATGCGCCAGATGTTCTTCCAGATGCAGGAACTTCCACAACTATGGCGCATCAGCCGCGTGGACTTT GCTGTGTGGATGGTCACATGGATGGCTGTAGTAACCCTGAGTGTGGACCTGGGCCTGGCCATAGGTGTGGTCTTCTCCATGATGACTGTGGTCTGCCGCACCCAGAG GGTACAGTGCCTGGCCCTTGGACTGGCTGAGGGGACAGAGCTCTACAGGCCACTCAGAGAGAGCCACAAG CTCCTCCAGGTCCCAGGGCTCTGCATCCTGAGCTATCCAACACCACTCTACTTTGGGACCCGTGGACAGTTTCGCCGCATCCTGGAGTGGCATTTGGGGCTTGGCGGAGGCAAA GAGACTCCAAAGACAGATGGCCCACCTAATGCAG TTGCTGAGCCTGTCAGAGTGGTGGTCCTAGACTGCAGTGGTGTCACTTTTGCAGATGCTGCCGGGGCCAGAGAAGTGGTACAG TTGGCCAGCCGATGCCGAGATGCTGGGATCCACCTTCTCCTGGCTCAGTGTAATG GAGCTCACTGGCCCAAAGACTTGCACAGTGTGGGTGTGACCTGGTCACTTGGAGTACGGAGAGCCCCAACAATATGTGTGTGA
- the LOC109452927 gene encoding solute carrier family 26 member 10 isoform X3, which produces MSGLLGARTCSSAGEVSDLKCPLGAKLREPLTEARFQQIFGGAEQEPDLLAEPRWSRRCSLWRRRARACSAPGAWRLLLARLPPLRWLPHYRWRAWLLGDAVAGVTVGIVHVPQGMAFALLTSVPPVFGLYTSFFPVLLYTLLGTGRHLSTGTFAVLSLMTGSAVERLVPEPLGGNLSGIEMEQLDAQRVGAAAAVAFGSGALMTLAAVLTALPRSSPAELTISVLSLALLVPVKELNVRFRDKLPTPIPGEIVMVLLASVLCFTSSLDTRYNVQIVGLLPGGFPQPLLPNLAELPRILADSLPIALVTFAVSVSLASIYADKYNYTVDSNQELLAHGVSNLISSLFSCFPNSATLATTSLLVDAGGNTQLAGLFSCIVVLSVLLWLGPFFYYLPKAVLACINISSMRQMFFQMQELPQLWRISRVDFAVWMVTWMAVVTLSVDLGLAIGVVFSMMTVVCRTQRVQCLALGLAEGTELYRPLRESHKLLQVPGLCILSYPTPLYFGTRGQFRRILEWHLGLGGGKETPKTDGPPNAVAEPVRVVVLDCSGVTFADAAGAREVVQLASRCRDAGIHLLLAQCNASVLGTLTQAGLLDRVTPEQLFVSVQDAAAHALERLELTGPKTCTVWV; this is translated from the exons ATGAGTGGGCTTTTGGGCGCCCGGACCTGCTCAAGCGCGGGAGAGGTCTCGGACCTGAAGTGTCCTCTGGGCGCCAAGCTCAGGGAACCTCTCACCGAGGCGCGGTTCCAGCAAATCTTCGGGGGTGCAGAGCAGGAGCCGGATCTACTCGCGGAGCCCCGCTGGTCCCGCCGGTGCAGCCTGTGGAGGCGGCGGGCCCGCGCCTGTTCCGCACCGGGGGCGTGGCGCCTGCTGCTGGCGCGGCTGCCCCCGCTACGCTGGCTGCCCCACTACCGCTGGCGGGCCTGGCTGCTTGGGGATGCGGTGGCGGGAGTGACCGTGGGCATCGTGCACGTGCCCCAGG GCATGGCTTTTGCCCTCCTGACCTCAGTGCCCCCAGTATTCGGACTCtacacttctttctttcctgtcctcCTCTACACCTTGTTGGGTACTGGGAGACATTTGTCCACAG GAACGTTTGCGGTACTCAGTCTCATGACTGGCTCCGCGGTGGAGCGGCTGGTGCCCGAACCCCTCGGGGGGAACCTGAGCGGAATCGAGATGGAACAGTTGGATGCTCAGCGGGTTGGGGCGGCTGCAGCCGTGGCCTTCGGAAGCGGGGCGCTGATG ACGCTGGCCGCTGTGCTGACCGCACTGCCCCGGAGCAGTCCGGCCGAACTGACCATCTCAGTACTCAGTCTGGCGCTGCTTGTGCCGGTCAAGGAATTGAACGTGAGATTCCGAGACAAGCTACCCACCCCGATCCCAGGGGAAATCGTCATG GTGCTTCtggcctctgtgctctgcttcACCTCTTCCCTGGACACAAGATATAACGTGCAGATAGTAGGGCTGCTGCCCGGAGG ATTTCCCCAACCTCTCCTCCCCAACTTGGCTGAGCTGCCCAGGATTCTGGCTGATTCACTGCCCATCGCACTGGTTACTTTTGCTGTGTCTGTTTCCCTGGCATCCATCTATGCAGACAAATATAACTACACTGTTGACTCCAATCAG GAGCTCTTGGCACATGGTGTCTCCAACctcatctcctccctcttctcttgcTTTCCCAACTCGGCCACATTGGCCACCACCAGCCTACTAGTGGATGCTGGTGGAAACACACAG CTGGCAGGCCTCTTCTCCTGCATAGTTGTCCTGTCAGTGCTGCTGTGGCTGGGGCCCTTCTTCTACTATCTGCCCAAG GCTGTCCTGGCCTGCATCAACATTTCCAGCATGCGCCAGATGTTCTTCCAGATGCAGGAACTTCCACAACTATGGCGCATCAGCCGCGTGGACTTT GCTGTGTGGATGGTCACATGGATGGCTGTAGTAACCCTGAGTGTGGACCTGGGCCTGGCCATAGGTGTGGTCTTCTCCATGATGACTGTGGTCTGCCGCACCCAGAG GGTACAGTGCCTGGCCCTTGGACTGGCTGAGGGGACAGAGCTCTACAGGCCACTCAGAGAGAGCCACAAG CTCCTCCAGGTCCCAGGGCTCTGCATCCTGAGCTATCCAACACCACTCTACTTTGGGACCCGTGGACAGTTTCGCCGCATCCTGGAGTGGCATTTGGGGCTTGGCGGAGGCAAA GAGACTCCAAAGACAGATGGCCCACCTAATGCAG TTGCTGAGCCTGTCAGAGTGGTGGTCCTAGACTGCAGTGGTGTCACTTTTGCAGATGCTGCCGGGGCCAGAGAAGTGGTACAG TTGGCCAGCCGATGCCGAGATGCTGGGATCCACCTTCTCCTGGCTCAGTGTAATG CCTCAGTGCTGGGGACACTGACTCAGGCAGGACTCCTGGACAGAGTGACCCCAGAACAGCTGTTTGTGAGTGTCCAGGATGCAGCTGCTCATGCCCTGGAGAGACTG GAGCTCACTGGCCCAAAGACTTGCACAGTGTGGGTGTGA
- the LOC109452927 gene encoding solute carrier family 26 member 10 isoform X1, with protein MSGLLGARTCSSAGEVSDLKCPLGAKLREPLTEARFQQIFGGAEQEPDLLAEPRWSRRCSLWRRRARACSAPGAWRLLLARLPPLRWLPHYRWRAWLLGDAVAGVTVGIVHVPQGMAFALLTSVPPVFGLYTSFFPVLLYTLLGTGRHLSTGTFAVLSLMTGSAVERLVPEPLGGNLSGIEMEQLDAQRVGAAAAVAFGSGALMLGMFALQLGVLSTFLSEPVVKALTSGAALHVLVSQLPSLLGLPLPRQIGCFALFKTLAAVLTALPRSSPAELTISVLSLALLVPVKELNVRFRDKLPTPIPGEIVMVLLASVLCFTSSLDTRYNVQIVGLLPGGFPQPLLPNLAELPRILADSLPIALVTFAVSVSLASIYADKYNYTVDSNQELLAHGVSNLISSLFSCFPNSATLATTSLLVDAGGNTQLAGLFSCIVVLSVLLWLGPFFYYLPKAVLACINISSMRQMFFQMQELPQLWRISRVDFAVWMVTWMAVVTLSVDLGLAIGVVFSMMTVVCRTQRVQCLALGLAEGTELYRPLRESHKLLQVPGLCILSYPTPLYFGTRGQFRRILEWHLGLGGGKETPKTDGPPNAVAEPVRVVVLDCSGVTFADAAGAREVVQLASRCRDAGIHLLLAQCNASVLGTLTQAGLLDRVTPEQLFVSVQDAAAHALERLELTGPKTCTVWV; from the exons ATGAGTGGGCTTTTGGGCGCCCGGACCTGCTCAAGCGCGGGAGAGGTCTCGGACCTGAAGTGTCCTCTGGGCGCCAAGCTCAGGGAACCTCTCACCGAGGCGCGGTTCCAGCAAATCTTCGGGGGTGCAGAGCAGGAGCCGGATCTACTCGCGGAGCCCCGCTGGTCCCGCCGGTGCAGCCTGTGGAGGCGGCGGGCCCGCGCCTGTTCCGCACCGGGGGCGTGGCGCCTGCTGCTGGCGCGGCTGCCCCCGCTACGCTGGCTGCCCCACTACCGCTGGCGGGCCTGGCTGCTTGGGGATGCGGTGGCGGGAGTGACCGTGGGCATCGTGCACGTGCCCCAGG GCATGGCTTTTGCCCTCCTGACCTCAGTGCCCCCAGTATTCGGACTCtacacttctttctttcctgtcctcCTCTACACCTTGTTGGGTACTGGGAGACATTTGTCCACAG GAACGTTTGCGGTACTCAGTCTCATGACTGGCTCCGCGGTGGAGCGGCTGGTGCCCGAACCCCTCGGGGGGAACCTGAGCGGAATCGAGATGGAACAGTTGGATGCTCAGCGGGTTGGGGCGGCTGCAGCCGTGGCCTTCGGAAGCGGGGCGCTGATG CTGGGGATGTTCGCTCTGCAGCTCGGCGTCCTGTCCACCTTTTTGTCCGAGCCGGTGGTTAAAGCGCTGACCAGCGGGGCCGCGCTACACGTGCTCGTGTCCCAACTGCCGAGCCTTTTGGGATTGCCCCTCCCGCGCCAGATCGGCTGCTTCGCTCTCttcaag ACGCTGGCCGCTGTGCTGACCGCACTGCCCCGGAGCAGTCCGGCCGAACTGACCATCTCAGTACTCAGTCTGGCGCTGCTTGTGCCGGTCAAGGAATTGAACGTGAGATTCCGAGACAAGCTACCCACCCCGATCCCAGGGGAAATCGTCATG GTGCTTCtggcctctgtgctctgcttcACCTCTTCCCTGGACACAAGATATAACGTGCAGATAGTAGGGCTGCTGCCCGGAGG ATTTCCCCAACCTCTCCTCCCCAACTTGGCTGAGCTGCCCAGGATTCTGGCTGATTCACTGCCCATCGCACTGGTTACTTTTGCTGTGTCTGTTTCCCTGGCATCCATCTATGCAGACAAATATAACTACACTGTTGACTCCAATCAG GAGCTCTTGGCACATGGTGTCTCCAACctcatctcctccctcttctcttgcTTTCCCAACTCGGCCACATTGGCCACCACCAGCCTACTAGTGGATGCTGGTGGAAACACACAG CTGGCAGGCCTCTTCTCCTGCATAGTTGTCCTGTCAGTGCTGCTGTGGCTGGGGCCCTTCTTCTACTATCTGCCCAAG GCTGTCCTGGCCTGCATCAACATTTCCAGCATGCGCCAGATGTTCTTCCAGATGCAGGAACTTCCACAACTATGGCGCATCAGCCGCGTGGACTTT GCTGTGTGGATGGTCACATGGATGGCTGTAGTAACCCTGAGTGTGGACCTGGGCCTGGCCATAGGTGTGGTCTTCTCCATGATGACTGTGGTCTGCCGCACCCAGAG GGTACAGTGCCTGGCCCTTGGACTGGCTGAGGGGACAGAGCTCTACAGGCCACTCAGAGAGAGCCACAAG CTCCTCCAGGTCCCAGGGCTCTGCATCCTGAGCTATCCAACACCACTCTACTTTGGGACCCGTGGACAGTTTCGCCGCATCCTGGAGTGGCATTTGGGGCTTGGCGGAGGCAAA GAGACTCCAAAGACAGATGGCCCACCTAATGCAG TTGCTGAGCCTGTCAGAGTGGTGGTCCTAGACTGCAGTGGTGTCACTTTTGCAGATGCTGCCGGGGCCAGAGAAGTGGTACAG TTGGCCAGCCGATGCCGAGATGCTGGGATCCACCTTCTCCTGGCTCAGTGTAATG CCTCAGTGCTGGGGACACTGACTCAGGCAGGACTCCTGGACAGAGTGACCCCAGAACAGCTGTTTGTGAGTGTCCAGGATGCAGCTGCTCATGCCCTGGAGAGACTG GAGCTCACTGGCCCAAAGACTTGCACAGTGTGGGTGTGA